Proteins encoded together in one Pseudomonas sp. ADAK13 window:
- a CDS encoding acetyl-CoA C-acetyltransferase, with the protein MTQALIFDAIRTPRGKGKADGALHSVKPVNLVAGLLTALQQRTGLDTRQVDDIVLGCVTPIGDQGADIAKTAALVADWDVSVAGVQINRFCASGLEAVNLGAMKVRSGFEDLVVVGGVESMSRVPMGSDGGAWVLDPQTNMHSHFTPQGIGADLIATLEGFTRQDVDAFALHSQQKAARARSDGSFNKSLIAVQDQNGIVLLDQDEFIRADSTLEGLGKLKPSFEMMGQMGFDATALRVYSHVERINHVHTPGNSSGIVDGAALMLIGSEAKGRELGLQPRARIVATAVTSTEPTIMLTGPAPATRKALAKAGLRVEDIDLFEVNEAFASVVLKFIKDMGIDATRVNVNGGSIAMGHPLGATGCAILGTLLDELEVRQQRYGLATLCVGGGMGIATIIERL; encoded by the coding sequence ATGACCCAAGCTTTGATCTTTGATGCGATACGCACGCCCCGGGGCAAAGGCAAGGCTGATGGCGCCTTGCACAGCGTCAAGCCGGTAAACCTGGTGGCCGGGTTGCTGACGGCGCTGCAACAGCGCACCGGCCTCGACACGCGGCAAGTGGATGACATCGTCCTCGGCTGCGTCACACCGATTGGCGACCAGGGCGCTGACATCGCCAAGACCGCCGCCCTGGTGGCGGACTGGGACGTCAGCGTCGCCGGTGTGCAGATCAACCGCTTTTGCGCCTCGGGCCTGGAGGCCGTGAACCTCGGCGCGATGAAAGTGCGTTCCGGGTTTGAAGACCTCGTCGTGGTGGGCGGTGTCGAATCCATGTCCCGCGTGCCCATGGGCAGCGACGGCGGCGCCTGGGTGCTTGACCCGCAAACCAATATGCACAGCCACTTCACGCCGCAGGGCATCGGCGCCGACCTGATCGCCACGCTGGAAGGCTTCACCCGCCAGGACGTCGATGCCTTTGCCCTGCACTCCCAGCAGAAAGCGGCACGGGCCAGATCAGACGGTTCCTTCAACAAGTCGCTGATCGCGGTGCAGGACCAGAACGGCATCGTGCTGCTGGATCAGGACGAGTTCATCCGCGCCGACTCCACCCTGGAAGGCCTCGGCAAACTCAAGCCCAGCTTCGAAATGATGGGCCAGATGGGCTTCGATGCCACGGCCTTGCGGGTCTACAGCCACGTCGAGCGCATCAACCATGTGCATACACCGGGCAACAGTTCCGGGATCGTCGACGGTGCGGCGTTGATGTTGATCGGCTCCGAAGCCAAGGGCCGTGAGCTCGGCCTGCAACCCCGGGCGCGGATCGTCGCCACGGCGGTCACCAGCACCGAACCCACCATCATGCTCACCGGCCCGGCGCCGGCCACCCGCAAGGCGTTGGCCAAGGCGGGGCTGCGGGTTGAAGACATCGACCTGTTCGAGGTCAACGAAGCGTTTGCCTCGGTGGTGCTCAAGTTCATCAAGGACATGGGCATTGACGCCACCCGGGTCAATGTCAACGGCGGCTCCATCGCCATGGGCCACCCGCTGGGCGCCACGGGTTGCGCGATTCTCGGCACGTTGCTCGACGAACTGGAGGTGCGCCAGCAGCGGTACGGCCTGGCCACCCTGTGTGTCGGCGGCGGCATGGGTATCGCCACCATCATCGAACGCCTCTGA